Within the Deinococcus cellulosilyticus NBRC 106333 = KACC 11606 genome, the region GAGCAGTCGGGCTTCCAGCCAGAGGGTGGAAGCGGTCACCGCCAGAAGCATCAGGGAAAGCCATGCTGCGTAAACACGGTCAAAAGCGGCGTTGTACTGCTGGTAGATGGCATAACTGAAGGTCTCGAAACGCATCAGGGACACCACCCCGAAATCCCCGAACACGTGCAGGGCAATCATCAGGCTTCCGGCGTACCAGGCAGGTCTGAGTTGCGGCAAGGTCACCTGCCAGAACACCTGCATGGGGCTGCGGCCCAATGATCTCGCAGCTTCTTCCAGGCTGGGGTCCAGGTTGCGCAGGGTGGCCCAGAAATTCATGAAGAGGTAAGGGAAATTGAACAGGGTCAGGACGCCCAGTGCACCCCAATACCCCACCGGGTGAGGCCAGCGAATGCCCGTCAGGGTTTCAATCATTCCCTGGGTGCCACTTGCAGCAAGAAGGGCATATGCACCCACGTATCCGGGAACCGCCAGAGGAAGCACACCCAGAAAAACCCCGACTTTGCGCAGCACAAAATTGGTGCGGGTGGTCAGAAAGGCCAGAGGGAGCGCAATCAGGGTCGCTGCAGTCAATGTGCCCAACATCAGGATCAGGGTGTTCCAGAGGAGTTCCAGATTGCGCACCCGGAACACAATCTCACGGAGGTCTGCTCCATCGGCCTGCAAGGCACGCAACACCAGATACACCAGGGGAATCATGACGCCCAGTGCGGTCAGACTGGACAGGACAACAAACAGTTTTGGTGGACGCGGAGAGGATTTCAGCACAAAGGTACCTGACACTGGGGACTTGCCATCATCAAGGTGACTATACCCATCGGATTTCCAGAATACAAAAACGGAGAGCACATTTGGCTCTCCGCTACAGTCACTTTAACAGACATCTGATGAGGGTTACAGCAATCCCACTTCACGCAGCAGCTTCTGGGCCTGCTCCAGACGGGGACCAAACTTCTCCTGATCGATCTTGGGGCTCAGTTTGGCAGCGTCTGCAAAGGGCAGCAGGGTGGAAGGCAGGATGGTGTTGTTGGCGGTGGGATACTCGAAGAGTTCTCCGGTGAAGAACTGCTGGGCTTTGGCACCCACCAGGTAATTCAGGAACTTCAGGGCATCTGCACGCTTCTTGCTGGTCTTCAAAACCCCAGCACCCGTCACCAGGGCGAGGCTTCCGGGGTCACCAGCCTGGAAGTAGTGGGTCCCGATGGGCGCACCGGATTTCACAAAACGCTGGATGTAGTAGTGGTTGGTGATGGCAATGTCAATCTCACCATTGCGGATGCCTTCCATCATGGCCACATTGGAAGCAGCATAGGATTTGGGCTCCAGAGCCTTCATGCCCAGCAGCCATTCTCTGGTGGCCGCTTCACCTTTCAGGGCAATCATGGCCCCCACGAAGTCCTGGAAGCTGGCGTAGGTGGGGGTCCAGCCGACTTTGCCCTTGAATTCAGGGTGTTTGGGCAGGTCCATCACGCTCTTCGGCAGGGCTTCGGGCTTGATTTTGGTGGTGTTGTAGGCCATCACCCGGAAACGCACAGAGAGGGGAATCCAGGTGTTGTTGTTGGGAGCGTAGGCTTCAGGGAACTTCTGGACCAGGCTCTTGGAGAGGGTGCTCAGCAGGCCCGCTTCATTGGCAATGCCGAGGGTGCCGGAACTGTTGGCCCACAGCAGGTCTGCAGGGCTGGCCTTGCCTTCTTCTTGAAGGGCAGCCAGGATGGCAGAATCGGTGGCGTAACGCACGTTCACCTTGATGCCCGTGTCTTTTTCGAACTGCTGAACGATGGGGTCAACGAGCCCTTTGCTGCGGCCCGTATATACAGTGATGCTCTTGCTCTGTGCCAGTGCAGCCCCTGCCAGCAGGCCTGCCAGTGTCAGTACGACCATTTTTTTCATGCGTGTCTCCCTGGAGGCAAGTGGAACCATGGGAAGATGGAAAAGTGTACGGAAAGGAATCCATCGGATTCCCATTGCCTCGTGTCAGCCTAAATCCTAAGTAAGGTACTCGGATTTGTCAACTAAGACACACAGGCATCCACCCAGTTCTGAACAAAAATGCAAAACAAAAATCCCGCAGATGCGGGACAGTGTTGTTTGATGACCTGTGTTTTGCTGGTCTTTATTGTGGCTGTACCCGGTCTGGAATCAGAAAAAGGCGAATCCAGTTCGGTGCATTCCAAACCCAGGATGCAGAACGCTGGAGCGTTGAAGTGGACACCATCTCGTACACTGCAGGCTGCAAACTCTGGCTTGGGTAAGCACCACTGGCACTGATCGGAAAGGACAGCACCACACTGGAGACCAGCACCAGACCCAGCAGGCCACCCATGACGCCTCCCAGGATCTTGTACATGAACGACTCCACCTGATTGCGCACCAGGAAGGCAAGCCCCTGAGAGAATCCCAGACCGACCACCAGGGTGATCAGGACTGCGACCCACCCGGTGAATGTTCCAAAGCTGGCCATGATGGGCAACAGCAGGAACACCACCAGTGCCCAGATTGCACCACCCACCCCACGCTTGAAGCCCAGAATCACAATGCCAGACCACAAAACCATGAGTAAAGCGTCGAGGATGTTCAATTGCCAAGTCATATGTCCTAGTATGACCTGTAAAAGCCGTAAAATAAAGTTATGATTCGAATCCTGCTGGTAGATGACCACGCCCTGTTCCGCCAGGGCATCAAGAGCCTCCTCGAAAGCGAAGGGGACATCCGTGTGATTGGTGAAGCGTCCAATGGCCGTGAGGCCATCCGTTTCGCTGCCGAGACCAAGCCCGACCTGATCCTCATGGACATCCAGATGCCTGAACTGGACGGAGTGAAAGCCTGCCAGAGCATCCTGGAAATCGATCCCCAGGCCAGGGTCATCATGATCACCATGTACCGCCAGGACAGTTATGTCTTTGAGGCCCTCAAGGCCGGAGCACGCGGTTACGTGCTCAAAGATGCAGACGCCAGCACCCTCATTGACGCCATCCGCCGGGTGGCCGAGGGCGAGGCCCTTCTGAACGCAGACCTCGCTCAAAACGTTCTGGACGACTTCCGTCACAAGAAGGAAGTTCTTCCCAGCGAGAAGCATGCCGACCTCAACGAGCGTGAGACCATGATCCTGCGTCTGCTGGCCCAGGGGCACAGCAACCAGGAAATTGCCATCAAGATGGACATCAGCGAGAAAACCGTGCGCAACAGGCTCTCAGAGATCTTCGCCAAACTGCAGCTCAACAACCGCACCCAGGCTGCGCTCTACGCCATCCGCGAAGGCATTGCCAACCTGGAATGAAGAAAAAAACCGAAGCCCAGAAACGCATGTTCAGGGCAGGCTGTCAGCGCACCTGGGAAATCACCACCCTGGAGCCTGACCTGGCCTACCTGGAACTGGCCTTTCCAGAGTGCCCCACCTGCCCCCACCGGGTGGAGCCTGAAGGAGCAAAGCCTTTCTGCACCCTGCGTCCCCAGGATGCCCCCCATCCTTTTGCAGGTCTGGGCAAGCTGAAGCTGTAAACTTCCCTCTGTGGACAAAGTGGACAAAAATGTGAATGCACTGCCTCCGGTTCTGGCCGAACTGGTCCAGCGTTTTGACGGTGAACTCTCGCTCTGTGTGTCAGACCTGCAGGGCGAGATGCTGTTCTGCCATGAAGCCCGTCAGGTGTTCAAAGCCGCCAGCCTGATCAAGCTTCCGATTCTGAGCTGTGCCCTGAAAACTGTGGAAACTGGAGCCCTCTCTTTGCAAGACAGGCTGCCCCTCGCTGCACAGGACCAGGTTCCGGGCGCCGGAGTGCTGCATGAGATGGAAACAGGTCTGGCCCTCACGGTGAAAGACCTCTTGACTTTGATGATCATTGTCAGCGACAACACAGCCACCAATGTGCTGATTGAGCGTCTGGGTCGGGACACCATCAATCGGCACATCCAGCAGATCGGCCTCAAAGACACTTTTCTGGTCGGGAAACTGCAGATGCCCCCTGAGCTCCAGAATGAACTTCAGAGGACAGGGCAGCGCAGCACCACCAGTGCCGCAGACATGAACCTGTGGCTCCTGAAACTCTGGCAGGGACAGTTGTTGAACCCTGAACACACGGCGCTGGCCCTTGGCATCCTCAAAAAGCAGCAGGACCGTCTGGTCATTGCACGCCGTCTCCCCCGCAACAGCGATGGAGAATTGATGTTTGAGGTGGCCAGCAAGAGTGGCGAGATCCAGTACCACAGGCACGACGTGGGGATTGTTTTTGCAGAAAAACCCTATGCAGTCAGCCTGCTGTCCAGAGGGTCAAAAGACCTGAGGGAACATCCCGATCACATCCTCACCTTAAGCCTGGCTGAGGTCTCTGAGCGAATTTTTTATCTCATGCAAGCCCTCTGAGACAGGTCTTTACATTTCGGGACGTTCGTCCCAACGTCACCTTGACAGTTGCATAAAATATAGGGATGTGTAGGTGTGAGGTCCCTCGGGCGGCGAGGAAGCTGAGCGGCACATGTTATGCTACTTGGTGCTAGATTTCCTGAGATAGGTAGGTCAAATGGAACGGAATGATACAACCATACCGGCAGTGTCCCTGATCGTGGCGGCAATATTCTGGGTGATATTGCTGTTCCTGTTCAACTCCACCCTGAAATCCCACCACGGTGCTGCCGAGGGTGCCAAAGAAGCACCTGCCGCTGCAACCGCCGCTGCCAGCGACTGGCAGACTGGCGGCAAAGCCATTTATGAAGCCAACTGCGCAGGCTGTCACGGTGCAGCAGGTGAAGGGGGCTTTGGTAAGGCCCTGGCAGGCAGTGGATTCGTCACGGGCGACCCTGCTGGAGTCATCAACATCATCCAGAAAGGCAAAGGCGGCATGCCCGCTTTCCCCCAGCTGAACGAAACCCAGCTTCTGGACGTGGTGAATTACATTCGCAACAGCTGGGGCAACAAAGCTGACATCGTCAGCCCTGAGATTTTCGCTGCCAAAGGAGATGAGGAAGCCAAACTGGCGGCCCTCAACCGCTCCCGTTTTGTGCCCGACCACCTGGGCCTGCCCGAAATTTTCCTGACCACCTTCATCATCATCCTGACCATCTACGGCCTGATTGGTCTGTACTCCGCCTGGGCTGAGGGCGAAACCCTGAAACCCGGCTTCCACGTGGTGCGCAGCAACAACCTGGCTTTTGGAGGCATTGTGCTCTCCATGGTGGGTGTGTTGTGGTTCGGCTACCTGTTTGTCAAACAGATTGTGATGGGCATTCAGGGCTCCGAAGCTGAAAAAATTCAGCCCATCAACGTGACGGCTGAAGGCACCTACGCAGCCATGGTGCTGCTCTTGCTGGCAGCTGCCCTGATGCTGTACAAGAAGTACTTCATGGACGGCGAAGCCCTGGTGGAAGACGCCTCCGGCGAATTCCCCTGGTAACGAGGAAAAAAGATGAGTGACGAAAAACTCCCAAAAAGTGAAATCAGTCGCCGCAAGTTCGTGACCGGCGCGCTTGGCGTCACTGCCGGTGTGGGTGTGCTGTCTCTGGCCAGCGTGGTGGGTGCACTGAAGCCCGCCAAACGTCCCCCCACGGCAGAGCAGAAACCCCCTGCCGCAGGTGACGTGCTGGTCCATGCAGGCGACACCAACAAAGGACAGCCCATCAAGGTCTCTGAACTGAAACCCGACGGCCAGATGATCAAAGCCTGGCCCAAAGGCGAAGTGGTCAAAGACCAGAACGACAACAACCTGCTGGTGTTGTTCCGCTACCCTGAAGGCACCCTCAAAGAGCCCACCAAGATGGAAGACACTGCTCAGGGCATCGTGGTGTACGGTGGCATCTGTCAGCACCTGGGCTGTCAGGTCAACCTGAAAGACGACGGGTCCCTGCTGTGCCCCTGCCACTCCGGTTCCTATGACCCCAAAGCAGGTGGTGAAGTGATCGGTGGACCACCTCCCCGTCCCCTCCCCCAGCTTCCCATTGAAATCAAAGACGACCAGATCGTGGTGAAGAGCTACTATGTGCGCCCCCGTTACGGTGAGTCTGTTTCTGACTGGCAAGCCAACCGTGCAGAGGCCGAAAAGGGAGGAGCGTAAATGAACCAGTGGCTTGACGAGCGTTTACACATCAGCCGCCTGAACGACAAGTTCCTGCGCAAAGCCTTCCCGGTGCACCACAGCTTCTTCCTGGGTGAAATCACCCTCTTTGCCCTGGTGATTTTGATTCTCAGCGGCATCCTCCTGACCTTCACCTACGAACCCAGCACCAAACTGGTGGATGGGGTCCCTGCTGCTTACGCCAGCATCCTGAAGATCAACAGCATGCCTTTCGGGGACATGCTGCGCCGCATCCACCACTGGAGCGCCAACATCATGGTGGGTGCTGCAGTGATCCACATGTTCCGCATCTACTTCAGTGGGGCTTTCAAACGTCCCCGTGAAATCAACTGGTGGGTGGGCTTCCTGCTGCTGATTTTCAGCGCCCTGACCGCTGTGACTGGCTACTGCCTTCCCTACGATCAGTTTGCTTTCGCCACCCTGAAAGTGATCTACGGCATCACCAGCAGCGTTCCCTTCATTGGCGGATGGCTCGCTGAACTGTTCTTCGCCGGGGCGTTCCCTGGTGAAGGCATCATCTCCCGCTTCTATGGCTACCACATCATGCTGCTTCCTGGCATCCTGCTGGGCCTGACCGCTGTGCACATGCTGCTGATGATCAAACAGAAGCACACCCAGCCCGGTTACGCCGCCAAGATCGCCTACAAGAAGATTGTGGGGGTTCCTCTCTCCACCCAGCAGAGCATCATCATGATCATCCTGTTCGTGCTGATGACCGCGATCATTGTGCTGTTCAGTGCCTTCATTCCGGTGCACCCTGTGGAAGTGTATGGCCCACCCAGCAACTCCACTCCTGCCATCAAGCCTGACTGGTACCTGCTGTGGATCTTCGGGATTCTGGCGATCATGCCCCCCGAATTCATCCACCTGCCTGAAGACCCCACCCTCATCACCCCCACCCAGCAGGCCCTGGCCACCCTGTTCAACCCCGAGTTCATCGGTGCCATGCTGATTCCCGGCCTGATCCTGGCTCCCGTCATGCTGGCTCCCCTGCTGGACCGTGGCAAGGAGAACCTGTACTACGCCGAAAACCCCACCGAGCATCCCAAGCGTCTGGCCCTGGGTCTTGCCTGGTGCGCCCTGATGATCGTGCTGTCAGTGGCAGGCTACAAGCCTGAAATTCAGACTGCATTCGAAAATGCCCGTGGTGTTGCCGAAATGGGTGCAGAGGCTGCTTCTGCCGCCAAAATCCAGATCGAAAACCAGGTCAAGATGATGCTGTACGCTGCCATTGTGGTGTTCCCCATCATCATTTACATCCTGACTTTCGGGATTGTTCGCATGATCAAGAACAGCCGTGAAAGTGACGCCCGTGAAATGAAAGCCTTCCAGGAAATGCTGGCCCGCGAAGCTGAGCAGGGCCATGGACATGGCGGTCACGGTGGTCATGGTCGTGCACACGGTCACGACGACTGAGCCCCAGTTCTGAAGCGCTCTGGAGGCGATGCATGCAGCATCGCCTCCTTTTTTGGAGAATGAAGACATGTCAGACACCCTGCGTTACTTTGCTGAACAGGCCAGAGCCCTGAACCTGGAGCTGCAGAATCTGAAAGAGAGCCCGGTTGAAGACCTCAGGGCCTTCACCGAACAGGTGCTCACCGAACTGGTGGCTCTGGGTTTACTGGAAGACACCAGCAGCATCGGGTGCTATACGCATTACGCTGGAAAAGGCGGAGATGCATGAGACAGCCTCCAGCCTCCAATTTTTGATACAATACCTGGGCTGAGCCTGAAAAGGCTGACTCACACACAAGAACCGGGCAATTTTCGGAGGATT harbors:
- a CDS encoding response regulator; translation: MIRILLVDDHALFRQGIKSLLESEGDIRVIGEASNGREAIRFAAETKPDLILMDIQMPELDGVKACQSILEIDPQARVIMITMYRQDSYVFEALKAGARGYVLKDADASTLIDAIRRVAEGEALLNADLAQNVLDDFRHKKEVLPSEKHADLNERETMILRLLAQGHSNQEIAIKMDISEKTVRNRLSEIFAKLQLNNRTQAALYAIREGIANLE
- a CDS encoding iron ABC transporter substrate-binding protein, producing the protein MKKMVVLTLAGLLAGAALAQSKSITVYTGRSKGLVDPIVQQFEKDTGIKVNVRYATDSAILAALQEEGKASPADLLWANSSGTLGIANEAGLLSTLSKSLVQKFPEAYAPNNNTWIPLSVRFRVMAYNTTKIKPEALPKSVMDLPKHPEFKGKVGWTPTYASFQDFVGAMIALKGEAATREWLLGMKALEPKSYAASNVAMMEGIRNGEIDIAITNHYYIQRFVKSGAPIGTHYFQAGDPGSLALVTGAGVLKTSKKRADALKFLNYLVGAKAQQFFTGELFEYPTANNTILPSTLLPFADAAKLSPKIDQEKFGPRLEQAQKLLREVGLL
- a CDS encoding c-type cytochrome, which produces MERNDTTIPAVSLIVAAIFWVILLFLFNSTLKSHHGAAEGAKEAPAAATAAASDWQTGGKAIYEANCAGCHGAAGEGGFGKALAGSGFVTGDPAGVINIIQKGKGGMPAFPQLNETQLLDVVNYIRNSWGNKADIVSPEIFAAKGDEEAKLAALNRSRFVPDHLGLPEIFLTTFIIILTIYGLIGLYSAWAEGETLKPGFHVVRSNNLAFGGIVLSMVGVLWFGYLFVKQIVMGIQGSEAEKIQPINVTAEGTYAAMVLLLLAAALMLYKKYFMDGEALVEDASGEFPW
- a CDS encoding QcrA and Rieske domain-containing protein; this encodes MSDEKLPKSEISRRKFVTGALGVTAGVGVLSLASVVGALKPAKRPPTAEQKPPAAGDVLVHAGDTNKGQPIKVSELKPDGQMIKAWPKGEVVKDQNDNNLLVLFRYPEGTLKEPTKMEDTAQGIVVYGGICQHLGCQVNLKDDGSLLCPCHSGSYDPKAGGEVIGGPPPRPLPQLPIEIKDDQIVVKSYYVRPRYGESVSDWQANRAEAEKGGA
- a CDS encoding cytochrome b, whose translation is MNQWLDERLHISRLNDKFLRKAFPVHHSFFLGEITLFALVILILSGILLTFTYEPSTKLVDGVPAAYASILKINSMPFGDMLRRIHHWSANIMVGAAVIHMFRIYFSGAFKRPREINWWVGFLLLIFSALTAVTGYCLPYDQFAFATLKVIYGITSSVPFIGGWLAELFFAGAFPGEGIISRFYGYHIMLLPGILLGLTAVHMLLMIKQKHTQPGYAAKIAYKKIVGVPLSTQQSIIMIILFVLMTAIIVLFSAFIPVHPVEVYGPPSNSTPAIKPDWYLLWIFGILAIMPPEFIHLPEDPTLITPTQQALATLFNPEFIGAMLIPGLILAPVMLAPLLDRGKENLYYAENPTEHPKRLALGLAWCALMIVLSVAGYKPEIQTAFENARGVAEMGAEAASAAKIQIENQVKMMLYAAIVVFPIIIYILTFGIVRMIKNSRESDAREMKAFQEMLAREAEQGHGHGGHGGHGRAHGHDD
- a CDS encoding serine hydrolase, with amino-acid sequence MDKVDKNVNALPPVLAELVQRFDGELSLCVSDLQGEMLFCHEARQVFKAASLIKLPILSCALKTVETGALSLQDRLPLAAQDQVPGAGVLHEMETGLALTVKDLLTLMIIVSDNTATNVLIERLGRDTINRHIQQIGLKDTFLVGKLQMPPELQNELQRTGQRSTTSAADMNLWLLKLWQGQLLNPEHTALALGILKKQQDRLVIARRLPRNSDGELMFEVASKSGEIQYHRHDVGIVFAEKPYAVSLLSRGSKDLREHPDHILTLSLAEVSERIFYLMQAL